The Deltaproteobacteria bacterium genomic sequence TCAAAATATATTTCGCCTGCGCGAGGCCGACATCCTCCAGGTCGAACGAATCCCCGCCGGAGACTTCCGGATCGAGGGGATTTTCCGCGGCATTCACCGGCGTGACCCCGGCACATCCGGAATAGATTTCGTCCGGATCGTCATCGTCGCAGGGGAAGAAAAAATAATCATCGTCGTCCGCGCTCACATACACCTGCGCCCGCTCGGCGAAGTTGCCGTACATATCCGACTGGATGGCATTTTCAAAAACGGTGAAATCAACTCCCGGCCCGTCGACCACGACGTAATTGTTCAAGACAACCAGAAAATAGCCCCCGCCGCCAAACGAGACCACATGCGTCCCTCCGGTCTGCGGCATGCCGTAGACAATCTCCGGAAAAAGGTGGCTCGAATAACCGCCGTTTGTCCCATATTCAATAATGAATTCGTCATTGTCGCTTAAAAACCGGTCGGCATCCTCTGTGGAATCTTCCGGGGACATATGAACATAAACTCGCTCCGCATCGGCATAATCCTGATATCGCGCTGTAACAATCGCTTCTCCATAGGCCAAAAGCTCCGCCTTCCCTTCGCTGATTGCAAGAATCCCCCCGTCCGAACTGGACCACTCGACCTCCCCGCTGTTGCCCGACGGGGTCACAAAGAAAGTGGAAACACCGCTCACCGTCCCGGTGTTAAAGGCCACCTCGGCCTTGAGCGTCCGGGTCTCTCCCACCACCCAGTTGGAAGAATCGACCGTCACTTTTATCGACTCAACCAATTCCTCTTCGGCTTCTTCCCGCTCCGGAAGACCGCTGATTCGGACGGTCATGGCGTCGCGAAATCCGCCGCACTCCACCTTCATCGCCACATTCCCCTCGGCGACCGGCCAGACTTCCCCCTCCTGTGTGATCAAGGCAACGTCTTTTTTGACGGAGGAGAAAACCACGTCGCAGTCAGCCAACGCCATGACCGTTTCGGCTGACGCCCCGTCGGTTGACGAACCGTCCGAAAAAGCGGCGTCCAGAGTCAGGACAAAGGGGTCCCAGGCAGAGACTTCAACCAGTTGGTCGTGAAATTGAAGCGCCGACAAGGTGACGGTTTTCGATTCGACCACAATAG encodes the following:
- a CDS encoding Ig-like domain-containing protein — protein: MDRRTCLIVVCLAASACGEGERFSFSSTGGSSAGESDGGEVSIREISFQEDSTILLDTGEVKQLKLSVILSNAVAYSDVTDKFDGPGDSLDGSIAWFSNNEDVVQVSDEGILTAVGEGTTGIKATLGVKSAGLSIVVESKTVTLSALQFHDQLVEVSAWDPFVLTLDAAFSDGSSTDGASAETVMALADCDVVFSSVKKDVALITQEGEVWPVAEGNVAMKVECGGFRDAMTVRISGLPEREEAEEELVESIKVTVDSSNWVVGETRTLKAEVAFNTGTVSGVSTFFVTPSGNSGEVEWSSSDGGILAISEGKAELLAYGEAIVTARYQDYADAERVYVHMSPEDSTEDADRFLSDNDEFIIEYGTNGGYSSHLFPEIVYGMPQTGGTHVVSFGGGGYFLVVLNNYVVVDGPGVDFTVFENAIQSDMYGNFAERAQVYVSADDDDYFFFPCDDDDPDEIYSGCAGVTPVNAAENPLDPEVSGGDSFDLEDVGLAQAKYILIVDMDTCSPDDPTYYDLNGDALCGISGEQGFDLDAMAIINGVNE